A region from the Mesorhizobium sp. J8 genome encodes:
- a CDS encoding helix-turn-helix domain-containing protein has translation MTPFGEKLRALRAERGVSQKAMAEAIGVSAAYLSALEHGRRGAPTWTLIQKIIGYFNIIWDDAEDLARLAESSHPRVRIDTSGLSPAATELANLLAESIERLDEAELRKITALVRAALRGHGR, from the coding sequence ATGACCCCGTTCGGCGAGAAGCTCAGGGCGCTGCGCGCCGAGCGCGGCGTCAGCCAGAAGGCGATGGCCGAGGCGATCGGCGTCAGCGCCGCCTATCTGTCGGCGCTCGAGCACGGCCGCCGCGGCGCGCCGACCTGGACGCTGATCCAGAAGATCATCGGCTATTTCAACATCATCTGGGACGATGCCGAGGACCTTGCCCGCCTCGCCGAAAGCTCGCATCCCAGGGTCAGGATCGACACGTCCGGCCTGTCGCCGGCGGCGACCGAGCTGGCCAATCTGCTCGCCGAAAGCATCGAGAGGCTGGACGAGGCGGAATTGCGCAAGATCACGGCGTTGGTCCGGGCTGCGCTCCGCGGGCACGGTCGGTAA